The following proteins are co-located in the Flectobacillus major DSM 103 genome:
- a CDS encoding deoxynucleoside kinase, giving the protein MHIAVTGNIGAGKTTLATKLAEHFGWEVLYEAVEGNPYLAEFYSDMNRWAFHLQMYFLKSRYEQVMQIQRSNKRIIQDRTIYEDAYIFAMNLYKSGVMSENDYATYRGIFDLMMRTVKAPDLTIYLKADLPKLVGQIQKRGRDFEANMSEKYLADLNTHYDEFVDNYKDGKLLVIDVNDLDYVNNQEHFDFVICEVDKALLYEK; this is encoded by the coding sequence ATGCACATAGCAGTTACAGGCAATATTGGAGCAGGAAAGACTACATTAGCAACTAAATTAGCAGAACATTTTGGATGGGAAGTGCTGTACGAAGCCGTAGAAGGAAATCCTTATTTAGCCGAATTTTATTCGGATATGAATCGTTGGGCTTTTCATTTGCAAATGTACTTTTTAAAGAGCCGATACGAGCAAGTTATGCAAATACAACGGTCGAATAAAAGAATTATTCAAGACAGAACCATTTATGAAGATGCTTATATTTTTGCCATGAACCTATATAAGTCGGGGGTTATGAGCGAAAACGACTATGCCACCTACAGAGGTATTTTTGACTTGATGATGAGAACCGTAAAAGCCCCAGATTTAACGATTTATCTGAAAGCCGATTTGCCCAAATTAGTAGGACAGATTCAGAAAAGAGGACGGGATTTTGAAGCCAATATGTCAGAAAAGTACTTGGCCGACTTAAATACCCATTATGATGAGTTTGTTGATAATTATAAAGATGGCAAATTGTTGGTGATTGATGTAAATGATTTAGATTATGTTAATAATCAAGAGCATTTTGATTTTGTTATTTGTGAAGTAGATAAAGCATTGTTGTACGAAAAGTAA
- a CDS encoding SDR family NAD(P)-dependent oxidoreductase, whose translation MEQSNYQGALQKLTGSGFNATSTTSDVIKGIDLTGKIAVVTGGNTGIGLETTKTLAAAGATVIVPARDTEKAKRNLTGIANVELEAMDLMSPESIDAFAEKFLASGRPLHLLINNAGIMWVPLRKDSRGIESQLATNYLAQFQLTARLWPALQKANGARVINVSSQGHQFAPFNFDDPNFLHREYETLQAYGQSKTASNLFALELDHRAKAFNVRAYSLHPGSIAGTELGRDASLELFQKMGFCDAEGNLLPEVAASLKTIPQGAATSVWCATSPLLNTIGGVYCEDVDVAELAPDSAVSNGVKHYSLDKDNAKRLWTLSEEMTGITFNIF comes from the coding sequence ATGGAACAAAGTAATTATCAAGGAGCATTACAAAAACTAACAGGTTCTGGCTTCAACGCAACATCCACAACAAGTGATGTCATTAAAGGAATAGACCTTACAGGAAAAATTGCTGTCGTAACAGGTGGCAATACAGGCATTGGTTTGGAAACTACCAAAACGCTTGCAGCAGCAGGTGCAACTGTAATTGTGCCAGCAAGGGATACCGAAAAAGCAAAAAGAAATTTAACAGGTATAGCCAATGTAGAATTAGAAGCAATGGATTTGATGAGCCCAGAGTCTATAGATGCCTTTGCTGAAAAGTTTTTGGCTTCAGGTCGACCACTTCATTTGCTTATCAACAATGCAGGTATCATGTGGGTACCGTTGCGTAAGGATAGCCGAGGTATTGAATCACAGTTAGCGACTAATTATTTAGCACAGTTTCAATTGACAGCCCGCCTTTGGCCTGCCCTCCAAAAAGCCAATGGTGCACGAGTAATTAATGTATCGTCGCAGGGGCATCAATTTGCACCTTTCAATTTTGACGACCCCAATTTTCTTCATAGAGAATATGAAACACTACAAGCGTACGGGCAATCCAAAACGGCCAGTAATTTGTTTGCTCTTGAGCTCGACCATCGTGCAAAAGCATTTAATGTAAGGGCTTATTCGTTGCACCCAGGTTCTATTGCTGGAACCGAACTAGGCCGAGACGCTTCATTGGAATTATTTCAGAAAATGGGATTTTGTGATGCTGAAGGTAATTTATTGCCCGAAGTAGCCGCCTCATTAAAAACAATCCCACAAGGTGCAGCCACAAGCGTTTGGTGTGCCACCAGTCCTTTGCTGAATACTATTGGAGGTGTGTATTGTGAAGATGTAGATGTGGCTGAATTGGCCCCTGATTCTGCAGTGTCAAATGGCGTAAAACATTACTCATTGGATAAAGACAATGCCAAACGCTTATGGACATTGAGCGAGGAAATGACAGGTATAACATTCAATATCTTCTAG
- a CDS encoding VOC family protein: MKIRLQEIELGISDSSKSKLFYNSILGLETSVDQEGLKVFDSGVAGVDFNVSTHLPPKMMVTSFLTDNLQNVIDRLSASGVAFCGPKKSHLGMMTIEFNDPDGHLVRVNQPTDETPLWLKV; the protein is encoded by the coding sequence ATGAAAATTAGACTTCAAGAGATTGAATTAGGCATAAGTGACTCAAGCAAAAGCAAGTTATTCTATAATTCTATTTTAGGTCTAGAAACTTCGGTTGACCAAGAAGGGTTAAAAGTGTTTGATTCAGGAGTTGCAGGAGTAGACTTTAATGTTTCGACACATTTACCACCTAAAATGATGGTAACAAGCTTTTTGACAGACAATTTACAAAATGTTATTGACAGACTTTCTGCCAGTGGAGTCGCCTTTTGTGGGCCTAAAAAATCACATTTGGGTATGATGACAATTGAATTTAATGACCCAGATGGCCATTTGGTTAGAGTTAATCAACCGACAGATGAAACACCCTTATGGCTAAAAGTTTAG
- a CDS encoding DNA alkylation repair protein → MKKLIDDIKKIEHGFKPIVEAGNSMLADKTQNHFDLAITFLSDNTYQVRMLATYLLGQISTDNPEALILLETKVADDKDWHVQEMLAKAFDYYCNTIGYEKSLTTIEKWLADTNPNVKRAVIEGLRIWTSRPYFKENPTTAIQLISNHKSDNSEYLRKSVGNALRDIGKKHTDKVLDEISTWDLTNKKTVFTYKLAKGK, encoded by the coding sequence ATGAAAAAACTAATTGACGACATCAAGAAAATTGAACATGGATTTAAGCCTATTGTTGAAGCTGGCAACAGTATGCTGGCTGATAAAACACAAAATCATTTTGACCTTGCAATAACATTTCTTTCTGACAACACTTATCAAGTCAGAATGCTGGCAACTTATCTTTTAGGTCAAATTTCAACGGATAATCCTGAAGCCCTCATACTTCTTGAAACAAAGGTTGCAGACGACAAAGATTGGCATGTACAAGAAATGTTGGCAAAAGCCTTTGACTATTATTGCAATACAATTGGCTATGAAAAGAGTTTGACCACGATTGAAAAATGGCTTGCAGACACAAATCCGAATGTAAAAAGAGCCGTTATTGAAGGTCTTCGTATTTGGACAAGCCGACCTTATTTTAAAGAAAATCCAACAACCGCAATACAACTTATTAGCAACCATAAATCAGACAACAGTGAATACTTACGAAAATCAGTTGGTAACGCACTTCGTGACATCGGCAAAAAACATACCGATAAGGTGCTTGACGAAATCTCAACTTGGGACTTGACCAACAAAAAGACAGTATTTACCTATAAACTAGCAAAAGGAAAATAA
- a CDS encoding VOC family protein, translated as MALINPHINFNGNAEEAFNFYKSVFGGDFAKVIRFKDLASPEFPVSEKEANNIMHIALPIGKSNVLMGNDVPEILGKTNENENRSKIAISAESKEEADKLFNGLSAGGQIEMPIADSPWGSYFGMFRDKYGIEWMVDFDPNYKGQV; from the coding sequence ATGGCACTTATCAATCCTCACATCAACTTCAACGGAAATGCCGAAGAAGCATTCAATTTTTACAAATCAGTATTTGGCGGAGATTTCGCAAAGGTTATTCGTTTCAAAGACCTTGCTAGTCCTGAATTTCCAGTGTCAGAAAAAGAAGCAAATAACATTATGCATATTGCTTTGCCTATTGGCAAAAGTAATGTATTGATGGGCAATGATGTTCCAGAAATTTTGGGAAAAACAAACGAGAATGAGAACAGAAGTAAAATTGCAATAAGTGCAGAAAGCAAAGAAGAAGCCGATAAACTATTCAATGGGCTTTCTGCTGGTGGACAAATTGAAATGCCAATTGCTGACAGCCCTTGGGGTTCTTATTTTGGTATGTTTAGAGATAAGTATGGTATTGAATGGATGGTAGATTTTGACCCAAACTATAAAGGGCAAGTATAA
- a CDS encoding SDR family NAD(P)-dependent oxidoreductase → MKNLKDKVAVITGGNSGIGYATAKVLSENNARVIITGRRKEAVEKAASELNVSSLLADQSQLSDIERLVLEVKNQYGKVDILLINAGVTKFALIALTTESVFDEIMNVNFRGAYFTLSKFIPILNENASVVFLSSTSATISPQGASVYAASKAAINAVVKIAALELAPRSIRVNAVSPGPIATEIMNKIGLDNTLEKQLMDGIPLSRLGKPDEVADLITYLSSDSASFITGSNFLIDGGQSV, encoded by the coding sequence ATGAAAAATCTAAAAGATAAAGTGGCCGTTATTACGGGTGGCAACAGTGGTATAGGTTATGCCACAGCAAAAGTACTTAGTGAAAACAATGCAAGAGTTATTATTACAGGCAGAAGAAAAGAAGCTGTAGAGAAGGCCGCATCAGAACTAAACGTAAGTAGTTTGTTGGCCGACCAATCCCAATTATCCGACATCGAAAGGTTGGTATTGGAAGTAAAAAACCAATATGGTAAAGTAGATATTCTGCTTATTAATGCAGGAGTTACCAAGTTTGCACTTATAGCATTAACAACAGAAAGTGTATTTGACGAAATCATGAATGTGAATTTTAGAGGGGCTTATTTTACGCTAAGTAAATTTATTCCCATTCTGAATGAGAACGCATCAGTTGTTTTTTTATCGTCAACATCTGCTACTATTTCGCCACAAGGTGCATCTGTATATGCAGCTAGTAAGGCTGCCATTAATGCCGTGGTGAAAATTGCAGCACTCGAATTGGCTCCTCGTAGTATTCGTGTGAATGCTGTTAGCCCTGGCCCTATTGCCACAGAGATTATGAATAAAATTGGGCTAGATAATACCCTTGAAAAACAACTTATGGATGGTATTCCGTTGTCAAGATTGGGCAAACCAGACGAAGTAGCAGACTTGATAACTTATTTGTCAAGCGATAGTGCTTCATTTATTACAGGTTCAAATTTTCTTATTGATGGTGGGCAGTCAGTATAA
- a CDS encoding GH3 family domain-containing protein: MTIVGSLLKRGIGLTAVIQRPKNNLAKLQKKTLIKLLNKARFTQFGEKYHFEEIMNSALFSKDKEFYTKYKNNVPVYDYNKMYHEWWHKTHAGEKNVSWPGKVKYFALSSGTSEAASKHIPVTKDMVKAIHRTSIRQILSLSAYKNLPAQLYEKGYLMLGGSTKLQDMGSYFEGDLSGITAGKIPFWFERFYKPGKKIAETRDWSEKLDKITQKAKDWDIGFIVGVPAWIQVLMEKIIKEYGVKNIHEVWPNLEIFCHGGVSFEPYKQGFEKLLGRPITYIETYLASEGFLAYQTHPDSDMRLVLNNGIFFEFVPFNDDNFDADGVMANKPETLMIDEVEEGKEYALLISTVSGAWRYLIGDTIKFTNKKNAEIIITGRTKHFLSLCGEHLSVDNMNKAIELASKHFGIDIREFTVVGKKVANTFAHHWYVGTDDTVDAQALTLFIDQTLSEINDDYPVERKHALKEMAVNVFPASTFYDFMEAKGKTGGQHKFPRVLKKQDQITEWESFLAKRKAY, encoded by the coding sequence ATGACCATAGTTGGAAGTCTTTTGAAAAGAGGTATTGGATTAACGGCTGTTATCCAAAGGCCCAAAAATAATTTAGCTAAATTACAAAAAAAGACCCTGATTAAGTTACTCAATAAAGCCCGTTTCACACAATTTGGTGAAAAATATCACTTTGAGGAAATAATGAATTCGGCGTTGTTTTCAAAAGACAAAGAATTTTATACCAAATACAAAAACAATGTGCCTGTTTATGATTACAACAAAATGTATCATGAATGGTGGCACAAAACGCATGCTGGCGAAAAAAATGTTTCTTGGCCAGGAAAAGTGAAATACTTTGCCCTCAGCTCAGGCACATCAGAGGCAGCCTCCAAGCATATTCCTGTTACTAAAGACATGGTAAAGGCGATTCACAGAACCTCTATTCGTCAGATTTTGTCGCTGAGTGCCTACAAAAACTTACCTGCTCAATTATACGAAAAAGGATATTTGATGCTAGGTGGTAGTACCAAACTCCAAGATATGGGCAGTTATTTTGAAGGCGATTTGAGCGGCATTACAGCAGGAAAAATCCCTTTTTGGTTTGAGCGATTCTATAAACCTGGCAAAAAAATTGCTGAAACACGTGACTGGAGCGAAAAACTCGATAAAATTACCCAAAAGGCCAAAGATTGGGACATTGGTTTTATTGTAGGTGTACCTGCATGGATTCAGGTTTTGATGGAAAAAATTATCAAGGAATATGGTGTAAAAAATATCCATGAAGTATGGCCAAACCTCGAAATATTTTGTCACGGAGGGGTTAGTTTCGAGCCCTACAAACAAGGTTTTGAAAAACTGCTCGGTCGTCCGATTACCTATATCGAAACTTATTTAGCATCGGAGGGTTTTCTTGCTTATCAGACACACCCCGACAGCGATATGCGTTTGGTACTCAATAATGGTATATTCTTTGAATTTGTGCCTTTCAACGACGACAACTTTGATGCCGACGGTGTGATGGCTAATAAACCCGAAACTTTGATGATTGATGAGGTAGAGGAAGGCAAAGAATATGCCCTACTGATTTCGACAGTTTCAGGAGCGTGGCGTTATTTGATTGGCGATACTATCAAATTTACCAACAAGAAAAATGCCGAAATCATCATCACTGGTCGTACAAAGCATTTCTTGAGTTTGTGTGGCGAACACCTTTCTGTCGACAATATGAACAAAGCTATAGAATTGGCTTCTAAACATTTTGGTATTGATATTCGAGAATTTACTGTTGTCGGCAAAAAAGTAGCCAATACTTTTGCTCACCACTGGTACGTTGGTACAGACGATACTGTTGATGCTCAGGCATTGACACTATTTATTGACCAAACACTATCTGAAATCAACGACGATTACCCTGTCGAAAGAAAACACGCCTTAAAAGAAATGGCTGTCAATGTTTTTCCAGCAAGTACATTTTATGATTTTATGGAAGCCAAAGGCAAAACAGGTGGACAACATAAATTCCCTAGAGTACTAAAAAAACAAGACCAAATTACAGAATGGGAAAGTTTTTTGGCAAAAAGAAAAGCTTATTAA
- the trhO gene encoding oxygen-dependent tRNA uridine(34) hydroxylase TrhO produces MKPYRVLLYYNYTPIPNPEAYREIHHLYCLENNLLGRIIVAPEGLNGTVSGLAEDCERYMQWLENDPIFVGSNFDFKVEAHEKHAFAKLHVRVKEEIVNSDLPVNPRVKTGKHLEPAAFKEMLKNDPDVVLVDMRSNYEHAVGKFKGAITFDMETLRELPEHVQEIEHLKDKKIITYCTGGIKCEKASAYLLERGFENVYQLHGGIIKYGLEEGGEDFEGKCYVFDNRVTTEVNQINPKVISKCYICDTDCDKMVNCANPTCNEHVPICADCLVKMEGACSEECKSHPRKRPYNPDGYYSKQSDNYTPEFGFKSRQKTEVDYSNFRLEV; encoded by the coding sequence ATGAAGCCATACAGAGTACTTTTATATTACAACTATACGCCCATTCCAAACCCAGAGGCGTATCGAGAAATACACCATTTGTACTGTCTCGAAAACAATTTATTAGGCCGCATTATTGTTGCCCCTGAAGGGCTAAACGGTACAGTTTCGGGGCTTGCCGAAGACTGTGAACGCTATATGCAATGGCTTGAAAATGACCCTATTTTTGTAGGAAGCAATTTTGACTTTAAAGTAGAGGCTCATGAAAAACATGCTTTTGCCAAACTTCATGTAAGGGTAAAAGAAGAAATTGTAAATTCAGATTTACCTGTAAATCCACGTGTCAAAACGGGCAAACACCTTGAACCAGCAGCTTTTAAAGAAATGCTCAAAAATGACCCCGATGTGGTGTTGGTAGATATGCGTTCTAATTATGAACACGCTGTGGGCAAATTTAAAGGAGCTATTACTTTCGATATGGAAACGCTTCGTGAGCTGCCAGAGCATGTGCAGGAAATAGAACATTTGAAAGACAAAAAAATTATTACTTATTGTACTGGTGGTATCAAATGTGAAAAGGCTTCGGCTTATTTACTAGAACGTGGTTTTGAAAATGTGTATCAACTTCACGGTGGTATAATCAAATACGGCTTGGAAGAAGGTGGAGAAGATTTTGAAGGAAAATGCTATGTATTTGACAACCGTGTTACTACCGAAGTCAACCAAATAAATCCTAAGGTTATTTCAAAGTGTTATATCTGTGACACCGACTGCGACAAGATGGTAAACTGTGCCAACCCTACTTGCAATGAACACGTACCTATTTGTGCCGATTGCTTAGTAAAGATGGAAGGAGCTTGTTCGGAAGAATGTAAAAGTCACCCACGCAAGCGACCATACAACCCCGATGGGTATTATAGCAAACAATCCGATAATTATACGCCAGAGTTTGGCTTTAAGAGTCGCCAAAAAACAGAAGTAGACTATAGTAACTTTCGTTTAGAAGTATAA
- a CDS encoding DUF4932 domain-containing protein: protein MIKSLFSVLLILWSLSLLAQEKVNFNEKFKKENQGKVKIEIHETKELLHIMIAITEVGLENDDMIEQSGDYYKDVIQTFQTFKNEKIIAKFDSLMKSNPLYYIFLTGNALSYNFKGKKLIKDKTYLFPAQNVSSHTKITINPITTYKEEIENFAEKSGFRKFYKSHKEYYNKVISDYNKLANLQKQWDWLEKKFNTQVNNYTIMCSPLINGLNYTTSYTDQNFKQIMMVLPPVTENPKLSQIDNVIFNTRGMFTEIDHNYVGNPTMKNREQIESVFKNREEWVDTSKYGTEYYPNPERVFDEYMTYGVFLMYCKDNFDSNVTKKASQEIRDLMTDRGFIKMEIFTENLFNVYDKNQNKKIDDWYPELINSFKK, encoded by the coding sequence ATGATAAAAAGTCTATTTTCTGTTCTGTTAATTTTATGGTCTCTTAGTTTATTGGCACAAGAAAAAGTAAATTTTAATGAAAAATTCAAAAAGGAAAATCAAGGGAAAGTAAAAATCGAAATCCACGAAACCAAGGAATTACTGCATATAATGATTGCCATTACAGAGGTTGGATTGGAAAACGACGATATGATAGAACAGTCTGGCGATTATTATAAAGATGTTATCCAAACTTTTCAGACATTTAAAAACGAGAAAATAATTGCAAAATTTGATTCTCTTATGAAGTCAAATCCACTTTACTACATTTTTCTTACAGGAAACGCATTGAGCTATAATTTTAAAGGTAAAAAATTAATAAAAGATAAAACATATCTTTTCCCAGCTCAAAATGTGTCCTCACACACCAAAATAACCATAAATCCTATTACAACATATAAAGAAGAAATTGAAAATTTTGCAGAGAAATCTGGATTTAGGAAATTCTATAAATCACATAAAGAATATTACAACAAAGTAATTTCGGATTATAATAAACTCGCAAATCTCCAAAAACAATGGGATTGGTTGGAAAAAAAGTTTAATACTCAAGTAAACAACTATACCATTATGTGTTCTCCATTAATAAACGGATTAAATTATACAACTTCCTATACCGATCAAAATTTTAAACAAATAATGATGGTATTACCGCCAGTTACAGAAAACCCCAAGCTATCTCAAATAGATAATGTTATTTTTAATACGAGAGGTATGTTCACCGAAATAGACCATAACTATGTGGGAAACCCAACAATGAAAAATAGGGAACAGATCGAATCTGTATTTAAAAATAGAGAAGAATGGGTAGATACATCAAAATATGGTACAGAATATTATCCTAATCCTGAAAGGGTGTTTGATGAGTATATGACTTATGGTGTGTTTTTAATGTACTGTAAAGATAATTTTGATAGCAATGTTACAAAAAAGGCTAGTCAGGAAATAAGAGATTTAATGACAGACAGAGGATTTATAAAAATGGAAATTTTTACAGAAAACCTCTTCAACGTTTATGACAAAAATCAAAATAAGAAAATAGATGATTGGTATCCAGAACTTATAAACAGTTTTAAAAAATAA
- a CDS encoding GNAT family N-acetyltransferase, whose product MTKIKQATIADIPTIQAIAEQTWRPTYGEILTEEQTLFMLDMMYSTASLTKQFETNSFILIGDDTQWLGYAGFEPKNGQVMKLHKIYLLPQTQGKGLGKALIEEVVKITQEKGLSIIELNVNRNNKAIGFYQKNGFQIVDEVDINIGNGYWMNDFVMHKVIEQA is encoded by the coding sequence TTGACTAAAATAAAACAAGCTACGATTGCCGATATTCCTACGATTCAGGCTATTGCAGAACAAACTTGGCGACCAACCTACGGCGAAATTCTGACAGAAGAACAAACGCTTTTTATGCTCGATATGATGTATTCAACTGCATCATTGACCAAACAATTTGAAACCAATAGCTTTATTCTTATTGGTGACGATACCCAATGGCTTGGGTATGCGGGTTTTGAACCTAAAAACGGGCAAGTTATGAAACTACACAAAATTTACTTGTTGCCCCAAACCCAAGGTAAAGGTTTGGGTAAAGCTTTGATAGAGGAAGTTGTGAAAATAACCCAGGAAAAAGGCTTGTCTATTATAGAATTAAACGTAAACCGCAATAATAAAGCCATAGGATTTTATCAGAAAAATGGATTTCAGATTGTCGATGAAGTTGATATTAATATTGGTAATGGCTATTGGATGAACGATTTTGTAATGCACAAGGTAATAGAACAAGCATAA
- a CDS encoding arsenite methyltransferase has translation MKSEEQTLKEIVKQKYTEIALQDKSTNLSSCCGAGGCSTEVYNIMADDYQNLEGYNPDADLGLGCGLPTQFAKIKKGNTVIDLGSGAGNDCFVARAETGETGKVIGIDFTETMINKARINTEIRGFNNVEFRLGDIENMPVSDAIADVVVSNCVLNLVPNKQAVFADIKRVLKNGGHFSISDIVLVGELPEKIKSAAEMYAGCVAGAIQMDDYLTLIANTGFSNISIQKQKPIIVPDDILINYLSETDIADFKASGTGIFSITVYAEKAHPTKPKVSIAELASGSCTPNSGCC, from the coding sequence ATGAAAAGCGAAGAACAAACCTTAAAAGAAATTGTAAAGCAGAAATACACTGAAATTGCTTTGCAAGACAAATCTACGAACCTTAGCTCGTGCTGTGGTGCTGGTGGCTGTTCTACAGAAGTGTACAATATCATGGCCGATGACTATCAAAACCTCGAAGGCTATAACCCTGATGCAGATTTGGGTTTGGGATGTGGGCTTCCTACTCAATTTGCCAAAATTAAAAAAGGAAATACTGTTATCGACCTTGGCTCGGGTGCTGGCAACGACTGTTTTGTTGCAAGAGCAGAAACAGGCGAAACAGGGAAGGTTATTGGCATAGACTTTACCGAAACGATGATTAATAAAGCTCGAATCAATACCGAAATACGGGGTTTTAATAATGTAGAATTTAGGCTTGGCGACATCGAAAATATGCCTGTTTCTGATGCTATTGCTGATGTTGTTGTGAGCAATTGCGTTTTGAATTTAGTACCCAATAAACAAGCTGTATTTGCTGATATAAAAAGGGTTCTCAAAAATGGAGGTCATTTTAGTATTTCTGATATTGTCTTGGTGGGAGAACTGCCCGAAAAAATTAAATCTGCAGCCGAAATGTATGCTGGTTGTGTGGCGGGGGCTATCCAAATGGATGATTACCTAACACTTATTGCCAATACAGGCTTCAGTAATATTTCGATACAAAAGCAAAAGCCCATTATCGTTCCTGATGATATATTGATTAACTACTTGTCAGAAACTGATATTGCTGATTTTAAAGCTAGTGGTACAGGGATTTTTAGTATTACGGTTTATGCAGAAAAAGCCCATCCAACAAAGCCAAAAGTTAGTATTGCCGAGTTGGCAAGTGGAAGCTGTACTCCTAATAGTGGTTGTTGCTAG
- the surE gene encoding 5'/3'-nucleotidase SurE: MQKPLILISNDDSIESKGIKILTEIMTQLGEVVVVAPDTHQSGMGHAITLDRPLRVQEVPDFVPNVKAYKCSGTPADCVKFGKHFVCKGRKIDLVVSGINHGSNSSIAVIYSGTMSAAIEAAIESIPAIGFSLCDFGRDADFSHTTEFITKIASAILANGLPHGVALNVNFPAKSEEPLKGIKVCRQTDALFRETFEERKDPYGRSYYWMDGFLQNEDNGGNTDEDALKENYVAVVPVKFDLTDYKAIEILKEVLV; the protein is encoded by the coding sequence ATGCAAAAACCCTTAATACTGATTTCAAATGATGATTCGATCGAATCAAAAGGTATCAAAATATTAACAGAAATAATGACCCAACTTGGCGAAGTGGTAGTGGTAGCCCCTGACACACACCAATCGGGAATGGGACACGCTATTACACTCGACCGACCACTTAGGGTACAAGAAGTACCTGATTTTGTGCCTAATGTAAAAGCCTACAAATGCAGTGGCACACCAGCCGACTGTGTAAAATTTGGCAAACATTTTGTTTGTAAAGGTCGTAAAATAGACCTTGTTGTAAGTGGTATCAATCACGGCTCTAATTCATCAATTGCTGTTATTTATAGCGGAACGATGTCGGCTGCTATTGAAGCAGCCATTGAGAGTATCCCAGCCATTGGTTTTTCGCTTTGTGATTTTGGCCGCGATGCCGATTTTTCACATACTACCGAATTTATTACCAAAATTGCCTCCGCTATTTTGGCCAATGGGTTGCCTCATGGTGTTGCCCTCAACGTAAACTTCCCTGCCAAATCGGAAGAACCCCTGAAAGGAATTAAAGTATGCCGCCAAACCGATGCCCTTTTCCGTGAAACTTTTGAAGAAAGAAAAGACCCTTATGGCCGTTCTTACTATTGGATGGACGGATTCTTACAAAATGAGGATAACGGAGGCAATACCGACGAAGATGCCCTCAAAGAAAACTATGTGGCAGTTGTACCAGTCAAATTTGACTTAACCGATTATAAAGCCATTGAAATACTCAAAGAAGTGTTGGTTTAG
- a CDS encoding 1-acyl-sn-glycerol-3-phosphate acyltransferase, with amino-acid sequence MLKIIGKVILTLFGWKIVDKTPLGVNQYKKAVMIAAPHTSNWDYLFAMATLKAVGSKINYLAKDSLFKFPLGIIIKGLGGIPVNRSQKNNLVQLMVDNIKNADEIHLLVPAEGTRSYTKEWKSGFYHIAVGAGVPIILGFLDFGKKEAGFLDVFYPTGNYEEDLVKIQKQYLSITPKHPAYFSLKDAKFD; translated from the coding sequence ATGCTAAAAATTATAGGGAAGGTTATTTTGACACTTTTTGGCTGGAAAATAGTCGATAAAACCCCATTGGGCGTTAATCAGTACAAAAAAGCAGTAATGATTGCTGCCCCACATACGTCAAACTGGGATTATCTGTTTGCGATGGCCACCCTCAAGGCTGTAGGTAGTAAGATAAACTACCTAGCCAAGGATTCTTTATTTAAGTTTCCGTTAGGTATCATTATTAAGGGGCTAGGAGGTATACCAGTAAACAGAAGCCAAAAAAATAATTTGGTACAACTGATGGTCGACAATATCAAAAATGCCGACGAAATTCATCTGCTTGTTCCTGCCGAAGGGACACGCTCGTATACAAAAGAATGGAAGTCAGGATTTTATCATATTGCAGTAGGGGCTGGAGTACCTATTATTTTAGGTTTTTTGGATTTTGGTAAAAAAGAAGCTGGATTCCTAGATGTATTTTATCCGACGGGTAATTACGAAGAAGATTTAGTGAAAATTCAAAAACAATATTTGTCTATTACTCCCAAACACCCCGCTTACTTTTCGTTGAAAGATGCAAAATTTGACTAA